One segment of Proteus appendicitidis DNA contains the following:
- a CDS encoding FNR family transcription factor gives MIPEKRVVRRIQSGGCAIHCQDCSISQLCIPFTLNEHELDQLDNIIERKKPIQKGQTLFKAGDELKSLYAIRSGTIKSYTITEEGDEQITGFHLAGDLVGFDAIINTEHPSFAQALETSMVCEIPFETLDDLSGKMPNLRQQMMRLMSGEIKGDQEMILLLSKKNAEERLAAFIYNLSRRFAQRGFSPREFRLTMTRGDIGNYLGLTVETISRLLGRFQKSGMLSVKGKYITIEDSTLLSELAGKLPSSVEV, from the coding sequence ATGATCCCAGAAAAACGCGTCGTTCGCCGAATCCAATCTGGCGGTTGTGCAATCCATTGTCAGGATTGCAGTATTAGCCAGCTCTGCATCCCGTTTACTTTAAACGAGCATGAGCTTGATCAACTCGATAATATTATCGAGCGTAAAAAGCCCATCCAGAAAGGTCAAACCTTGTTTAAAGCAGGTGATGAGCTGAAATCACTTTATGCCATACGTTCTGGTACAATTAAAAGTTATACCATCACGGAAGAAGGCGACGAGCAAATAACAGGATTTCATCTTGCTGGTGATTTGGTTGGCTTTGACGCCATTATTAATACTGAACACCCAAGTTTCGCACAAGCTTTAGAAACATCGATGGTTTGTGAAATTCCATTTGAAACTTTGGATGATCTGTCAGGCAAAATGCCTAACTTACGTCAACAAATGATGCGCCTAATGAGTGGTGAAATCAAAGGTGACCAAGAAATGATCTTACTGCTATCGAAAAAGAATGCAGAAGAGCGTCTGGCTGCTTTTATTTATAACCTCTCACGCCGTTTCGCACAGCGTGGTTTTTCTCCTCGTGAATTCCGTTTAACCATGACTCGTGGTGATATTGGTAATTACTTGGGTTTAACCGTCGAAACAATTAGTCGCTTGCTGGGCCGCTTCCAAAAAAGCGGTATGTTGAGCGTTAAAGGCAAATACATTACTATCGAAGATAGTACACTGTTAAGTGAACTTGCAGGCAAACTTCCTTCATCAGTTGAAGTTTAA